A single genomic interval of Spirosoma taeanense harbors:
- a CDS encoding YDG/SRA domain-containing protein: MSKAMSMRVFGHVSFYRLGDSFKTRIELAQSGVHKPRQAGISGSVTEGADSIVLSGGYEDDEDFGQI, translated from the coding sequence CGATGCGGGTATTTGGTCATGTTTCATTCTACCGTCTGGGCGACAGTTTCAAAACCCGTATCGAACTGGCGCAGAGCGGTGTACATAAGCCTCGGCAGGCTGGCATCAGTGGCTCTGTAACGGAAGGTGCCGATTCCATTGTCCTATCAGGAGGATACGAAGATGATGAGGATTTTGGCCAGATCTGA
- a CDS encoding HNH endonuclease, producing MEKGKSGFTIWRYRLEQIQDPEAVNDEVSEPESTYLATPRAVQIIQRIVRDTALSRYVKTLYKYTCQVCQVRLITNAGFYAEAAHIQPLGNPHNGPDNLGNLLCLCPNHHAQLDLGGYSISDDLQLLGLDGRLMVDARRHRIATEFVRYHREHFYLNR from the coding sequence ATGGAGAAAGGAAAATCTGGTTTTACAATCTGGCGTTATCGGCTGGAGCAGATTCAGGATCCAGAGGCTGTTAACGATGAGGTAAGTGAGCCAGAGAGTACCTATCTGGCAACTCCACGGGCCGTGCAAATTATACAACGAATTGTGAGAGATACGGCCTTAAGCCGTTACGTTAAGACGTTGTATAAGTACACCTGCCAGGTTTGTCAGGTACGCCTAATTACCAATGCCGGTTTTTATGCGGAAGCTGCACACATTCAGCCCTTAGGGAATCCACATAATGGTCCGGATAACTTAGGCAATTTGCTATGTCTGTGTCCTAACCACCACGCGCAACTTGACTTGGGCGGCTATTCAATAAGTGACGATCTGCAATTACTTGGCTTGGATGGCCGGCTTATGGTTGATGCTCGTAGGCACCGTATCGCCACCGAGTTTGTTCGGTACCATAGAGAGCATTTTTACCTCAATCGCTAA
- a CDS encoding gamma-glutamylcyclotransferase family protein — MADDSDFLIVYGTLRPGFTNSPAQYLRQHSQYVGEGTFPGLLVDLGTYPGALYQPDSQTRVWGTVYQLGNDKYQLLDRLDEYEGVGESFQQPTEYVRTLIPVRCGTETLTCWVYLYNLSTDGNLCIQSGDYVTYCLERITINNSNL; from the coding sequence ATGGCTGATGATTCTGATTTTCTCATCGTCTACGGCACGTTGCGACCGGGTTTTACTAATTCTCCTGCCCAATATCTCCGTCAGCATAGCCAATACGTCGGCGAGGGCACTTTCCCAGGGCTGCTGGTCGATTTAGGAACTTACCCCGGCGCTCTTTATCAACCCGACAGCCAGACAAGGGTATGGGGCACTGTATACCAGCTTGGAAATGACAAATACCAGCTACTAGATCGCCTGGACGAATACGAAGGAGTAGGAGAGAGCTTCCAGCAGCCAACGGAATACGTCAGAACGCTCATTCCCGTTCGCTGCGGCACCGAGACGCTTACCTGCTGGGTTTATCTATATAATCTTTCCACTGACGGCAATCTATGCATTCAATCGGGCGATTACGTAACGTACTGTCTGGAGCGGATTACAATCAATAACTCTAATTTGTGA